From Manduca sexta isolate Smith_Timp_Sample1 chromosome 21, JHU_Msex_v1.0, whole genome shotgun sequence, the proteins below share one genomic window:
- the LOC115440184 gene encoding soluble guanylate cyclase 89Da, translating into MYGWLLESVQHFIVEECGEDIWETILREAGARNTVFSATQQYPDALMLRLACALARLLSIDPNSPATSRPSSPAPRKTSLKSKPSWRSASVHADNRTQNFKCPFTATNVLTAVTKKEIDSYNSTEEIRPSVTMSSDRINERKELEIVKRDFKRRSLGIKLEEHKAKESIEESIPECSHVESETVPNTEDSVPNAEMPNAEIPNAEIPNSPESDNSKRNSILKPPRKSSCTVALDVYRRRGSLVPSRQRLNSIGLVSGEKLNFMREKFATPEKVMHFFGRCFVKFFSNYGYDTMIRATGRYFCTFLQSVDNIHQRMRYTFPRMRSPSMQLTRAHRHGAELVYSSGRTGFTHYLMGQLYEIAEDIFSLKLKVSVVKESMEGNYYVAVLRLEFDNSDYVQSLMNRKNISCPLPSVPASVLLQLFPFGVLLDRRMKILMAGDKLVEAWGGPFNRIEKSNIGEVLRLRKPKVSFTWDKVVCMQTMIFELELMRWRARTMNDARRGSQGARSILLRGPIYLLEEIDALIFLCSPIFNDLDELRLAGLYLADMNGHGLSKEMLLNGWQHLSRLELLFEKAENRSLSLEKSCRLLDQWKKRGDQLLYSMIPKGIADHLRAGRDQMAACQAFESVTIIFCGVQLAEAGTRADVMQTVAYMNDVYSRIDRLLDSHRVYKVETVGTVYMLVSGAPERRRAHAAAAASAALAVARALPLLTIGIHSGPCVAGVLGRRLPRYCLVGDTVNTASRMQTSSEPGRIQISAKTAAELPAGRFRLRQRGLIKVKGKGMMETFWLEGEIEEQEQDEALQLFSVLCGDA; encoded by the exons GAAGAATGTGGTGAGGATATATGGGAAACGATACTACGAGAAGCGGGGGCGAGGAATACAGTCTTCAGTGCTACACAG CAATACCCAGACGCCCTCATGCTTCGACTGGCTTGCGCCTTAGCTCGCCTTCTCTCCATAGATCCCAACAGCCCAGCTACATCGCGACCGAGCAGTCCAGCGCCAAGGAAAACCTCACTGAAATCCAAACCCAGCTGGCGAAGTGCCTCAGTCCACGCCGACAACAGAACTCAAAACTTCAAATGTCCCTTCACAGCAACTAACGTTCTGACAGCTGTTACTAAGAAAGAAATAGATTCCTACAACTCCACTGAGGAGATACGACCTTCTGTCACAATGTCATCTGATAGAATCAACGAGAGGAAAGAACTTGAGATTGTTAAGAGAGATTTTAAGAGAAGGAGTCTGGGCATTAAATTGGAAGAGCATAAAGCTAAGGAATCGATTGAAGAGTCCATTCCTGAATGCAGTCACGTTGAGAGTGAGACTGTTCCGAATACTGAAGACTCGGTGCCTAATGCTGAAATGCCGAATGCTGAAATACCGAATGCTGAAATTCCGAATTCTCCAGAGTCTGATAACAGTAAGAGAAATTCTATATTGAAGCCACCACGGAAGAGCAGCTGCACTGTTGCTTTAGACGTGTACAGACGTCGTGGATCGTTGGTACCATCGAGACAACGGCTTAACAGTATCGGTTTAGTGTCTGGAGAGAAACTGAACTTTATGAGAGAAAAGTTTGCAACGCCGGAGAAGGTTATGCATTTCTTTGGCCGATGCTTCGTAAAATTCTTCAGTAATTATGG GTACGACACAATGATCCGAGCGACGGGCCGGTACTTCTGCACCTTCCTGCAGTCTGTGGACAACATCCACCAGCGCATGCGCTACACCTTCCCCAGGATGCGGTCTCCGAGCATGCAGCTCACGCGCGCTCACAGACACGGCGCTGAGCTGGTCTACAGCAGCGGCAGGACTGGATTCACACATTATCTTATGG GTCAGCTGTACGAAATTGCTGAAGATATATTCTCGCTGAAATTGAAAGTGTCCGTGGTTAAGGAATCTATGGAGGGGAACTACTACGTGGCGGTGCTTCGTTTGGAGTTCGACAACAGTGATTAC GTACAATCGCTGATGAATCGCAAGAACATATCTTGCCCTTTACCATCAGTTCCCGCTTCAGTTCTGTTACAGCTGTTCCCTTTCGGCGTTCTTCTGGACCGCAGAATGAAGATCCTCATGGCTGGTGATAAG tTAGTAGAGGCGTGGGGTGGCCCATTTAATCGCATCGAAAAATCAAACATCGGGGAAGTGCTGCGCCTCAGGAAACCCAAAGTGTCATTCACTTGGGACAAG GTGGTCTGTATGCAGACAATGATCTTCGAGTTAGAGCTAATGAGATGGCGAGCACGAACTATGAATGACGCGCGGCGAGGCTCGCAAGGCGCGCGCTCCATCCTGCTGCGAGGACCTATATACCTGCTCGAGGAGATAGATGCCCTCATCTTCCTTTGCAGTCCaat CTTCAACGACCTGGACGAACTCCGCCTTGCGGGGCTCTATCTTGCTGATATGAACGGTCATGGTCTCTCCAAAGAGATGCTTCTCAACGGCTGGCAACATCTTTCTAGACTTGAACTGCTCTTCGAAAAGGCAGAGAACAGGAGTTTGTCTTTGGAGAAGTCTTGCAGACTGCTTGATCAATGGAAGAAGAGGGGAGATCAGCTGCTATACTCCATGATACCTAAGGGTATTGCAGACCATTTAAGGGCAGGGAGGGATCAGATGGCTGCTTGTCAA GCATTTGAGAGCGTGACGATAATATTTTGCGGAGTGCAGCTCGCGGAGGCGGGCACGAGGGCTGACGTGATGCAAACCGTCGCCTACATGAACGACGTGTACTCCAGGATCGACAGGCTGCTTGACTCCCATCGGGTTTATAAA GTGGAGACGGTGGGCACGGTGTACATGCTGGTGTCGGGCGCGCCCGAGCGGcgccgcgcgcacgccgccgccgccgccagcgccgcgctcGCCGTCGCGCGCGCGCTGCCGCTGCTCACCATCG GGATCCACTCGGGGCCGTGCGTGGCGGGCGTGCTGGGGCGGCGCCTGCCGCGCTACTGCCTCGTCGGCGACACCGTCAACACGGCCAGCAGGATGCAGACCAGCTCGGAG